The Dasypus novemcinctus isolate mDasNov1 chromosome 12, mDasNov1.1.hap2, whole genome shotgun sequence genome includes a window with the following:
- the FIGNL2 gene encoding fidgetin-like protein 2 isoform X1 — protein MTKGSLAEVILLQVDNAAFFKRFIYFSPPPHLCLLPVHCRLVFFLGGTRNRTWDLPCGKQVPNCLSHHCSLLVVSPCCTLSKMHWTPEHAQPLNQWPEQHLDVSSTTPSPAHKLELPPGGRQRCHYAWAHDDISALTASNLLKRYAEKYSGVLDSPYERPALGGYGDTAFLNGAKGDPEPWPGPEPPYPLASLHEGLPGTKAGSGGGSGGLGGSPVLAGNLPEPLYAGNACGGPSAAPEYPAGYGGGYLAPGYCAQTGAALPPPPPAALLQPPPPPGYGPSGALYNYPAGGYGAQPGYAGLPPPPAPPPAPYLTPGLAAPTPLPAPAPPRPAPAAYGFPAAAPGVEAGLSLKRKAADEGGEGRYRKYVYEPAKAPGADGAPYPAADNGECRGNGFRAKPPGAAEEAAGKYGGGGGAIKVLGSSPGYGPQLEPFDKFPERAPAPAPRGGFAVPSGEPPKGVDPGALELVTSKMVDCGPPVQWADVAGQGALKAALEEELVWPLLRPPAYPGSPRPPRTVLLFGPRGAGKALLGRCLATQLGATLLRLRGAALAAPGAAEGARLLQAAFAAARCRPPAVLLLSELDALLAARDDGAPVGALQAPLLACLDGGCGAGADSVLVVGTTSRPAALDEATRRRFALRFYVALPDSPARGQILQRALAQQGCALGERELAALVQGTQGFSGAELGQLCQQAAAGAGLPGLQRPLSYKDLEAALAKVGPRASPKELDSFVEWDKMYGSGH, from the exons ATGACTAAGGGATCTCTGGCAGAGGTCATATTGCTGCAGGTAGACAATGccgctttttttaaaagatttatttatttctcaccccctccCCATTTGTGTTTGCTGCCTGTTCATTGTAGGCtcgttttctttttaggaggcacccgaaaccgaacctgggacctcccatgtgggaagcaggtgcccaactgcttgagccaccactgctccctgcttgttgtgtctccttgttgca CTCTGTCAAAGATGCACTGGACACCGGAACATGCCCAGCCCCTCAACCAGTGGCCAGAGCAGCACCTGGATGTCTCCTCCACCACCCCGTCGCCGGCCCACAAGTTGGAGTTGCCCCCTGGGGGTCGCCAGCGCTGCCACTATGCTTGGGCGCACGACGACATCTCTGCTCTCACTGCCTCCAACCTCCTCAAACGCTACGCGGAGAAGTACTCAGGAGTCCTGGACTCACCCTACGAGCGCCCGGCCCTGGGCGGCTACGGTGATACTGCTTTCCTCAACGGTGCCAAGGGAGACCCCGAACCCTGGCCAGGGCCGGAGCCACCCTATCCCTTGGCCTCGCTGCACGAGGGCCTCCCGGGTACCAAGGCGGGCAGCGGGGGCGGTTCTGGAGGCCTGGGGGGCTCCCCGGTTTTAGCCGGGAACCTGCCTGAACCCCTCTATGCCGGCAATGCGTGTGGGGGCCCGTCGGCCGCGCCCGAGTACCCGGCGGGCTACGGCGGGGGGTACCTGGCACCCGGTTACTGCGCCCAGACAGGCGCTGCgctgcccccgccgccccccgcggcGCTTCTGCagccgccgcccccgccggggTACGGCCCCTCGGGGGCGCTGTACAACTACCCCGCGGGGGGCTACGGCGCGCAGCCCGGCTACGCGGGGCtcccgccgcccccggccccgcccccggccccctaCCTGACCCCGGGCCTGGCGGCGCCCACGCCCctgcccgcgcccgccccgccgcgGCCCGCGCCCGCCGCCTACGGCTTCCCGGCCGCCGCCCCCGGCGTGGAGGCCGGGCTCTCGCTGAAGCGCAAGGCCGCCGACGAGGGCGGCGAGGGCCGCTACCGCAAGTACGTCTACGAGCCCGCCAAGGCGCCCGGGGCCGACGGCGCCCCCTACCCTGCCGCGGACAACGGCGAGTGTCGGGGCAACGGGTTCCGGGCGAAGCCGCCGGGAGCCGCCGAGGAGGCCGCGGGCAAgtacggcggcggcggcggcgccatCAAGGTCCTCGGCTCCTCCCCAGGCTACGGCCCGCAACTCGAGCCCTTCGACAAGTTTCCGGAGCGGGCCCCGGCGCCGGCTCCCCGTGGGGGCTTCGCGGTGCCCTCGGGGGAGCCTCCCAAAGGCGTGGACCCGGGGGCCCTGGAGCTGGTGACGAGCAAGATGGTGGACTGCGGGCCCCCGGTGCAGTGGGCCGACGTGGCGGGCCAGGGCGCGCTCAAGGCGGCGCTGGAGGAGGAGCTGGTGTGGCCGCTGCTGAGGCCGCCCGCCTACCCCGGCAGCCCGCGCCCGCCGCGGACCGTGCTGCTCTTCGGGCCGCGCGGCGCGGGGAAGGCGCTGCTGGGCCGCTGCCTCGCCACGCAGCTGGGCGCCACGCTGCTGCGCCTGCGCGGGGCGGCGCTGGCGGCGCCGGGCGCGGCGGAGGGCGCGCGCCTGCTCCAGGCCGCCTTCGCGGCTGCGCGCTGCCGCCCGCCCGCCGTGCTGCTCCTCAGCGAGCTGGACGCGCTGCTCGCCGCCCGGGACGACGGCGCCCCCGTGGGCGCGCTGCAGGCGCCGCTCCTGGCTTGCCTGGACGGCGGCTGCGGCGCGGGGGCCGACAGCGTGCTGGTGGTGGGCACCACCTCGCGGCCCGCGGCCCTGGACGAGGCGACCCGCCGGCGCTTCGCCCTCCGCTTCTACGTGGCGCTGCCTGACAGTCCGGCCCGCGGGCAGATCCTGCAGCGGGCGCTGGCCCAGCAGGGCTGCGCGCTGGGCGAGCGGGAGCTCGCGGCCCTGGTGCAGGGCACCCAGGGCTTCTCAGGGGCCGAGTTGGGGCAGCTGTGCCAGCAGGCAGCGGCCGGGGCGGGCCTCCCGGGGCTGCAGCGCCCCCTCTCCTACAAGGATTTGGAGGCGGCATTAGCCAAGGTGGGTCCTAGGGCATCCCCCAAGGAGCTGGACTCATTCGTGGAGTGGGACAAAATGTACGGCTCCGGACACTGA
- the FIGNL2 gene encoding fidgetin-like protein 2 isoform X2: protein MHWTPEHAQPLNQWPEQHLDVSSTTPSPAHKLELPPGGRQRCHYAWAHDDISALTASNLLKRYAEKYSGVLDSPYERPALGGYGDTAFLNGAKGDPEPWPGPEPPYPLASLHEGLPGTKAGSGGGSGGLGGSPVLAGNLPEPLYAGNACGGPSAAPEYPAGYGGGYLAPGYCAQTGAALPPPPPAALLQPPPPPGYGPSGALYNYPAGGYGAQPGYAGLPPPPAPPPAPYLTPGLAAPTPLPAPAPPRPAPAAYGFPAAAPGVEAGLSLKRKAADEGGEGRYRKYVYEPAKAPGADGAPYPAADNGECRGNGFRAKPPGAAEEAAGKYGGGGGAIKVLGSSPGYGPQLEPFDKFPERAPAPAPRGGFAVPSGEPPKGVDPGALELVTSKMVDCGPPVQWADVAGQGALKAALEEELVWPLLRPPAYPGSPRPPRTVLLFGPRGAGKALLGRCLATQLGATLLRLRGAALAAPGAAEGARLLQAAFAAARCRPPAVLLLSELDALLAARDDGAPVGALQAPLLACLDGGCGAGADSVLVVGTTSRPAALDEATRRRFALRFYVALPDSPARGQILQRALAQQGCALGERELAALVQGTQGFSGAELGQLCQQAAAGAGLPGLQRPLSYKDLEAALAKVGPRASPKELDSFVEWDKMYGSGH from the coding sequence ATGCACTGGACACCGGAACATGCCCAGCCCCTCAACCAGTGGCCAGAGCAGCACCTGGATGTCTCCTCCACCACCCCGTCGCCGGCCCACAAGTTGGAGTTGCCCCCTGGGGGTCGCCAGCGCTGCCACTATGCTTGGGCGCACGACGACATCTCTGCTCTCACTGCCTCCAACCTCCTCAAACGCTACGCGGAGAAGTACTCAGGAGTCCTGGACTCACCCTACGAGCGCCCGGCCCTGGGCGGCTACGGTGATACTGCTTTCCTCAACGGTGCCAAGGGAGACCCCGAACCCTGGCCAGGGCCGGAGCCACCCTATCCCTTGGCCTCGCTGCACGAGGGCCTCCCGGGTACCAAGGCGGGCAGCGGGGGCGGTTCTGGAGGCCTGGGGGGCTCCCCGGTTTTAGCCGGGAACCTGCCTGAACCCCTCTATGCCGGCAATGCGTGTGGGGGCCCGTCGGCCGCGCCCGAGTACCCGGCGGGCTACGGCGGGGGGTACCTGGCACCCGGTTACTGCGCCCAGACAGGCGCTGCgctgcccccgccgccccccgcggcGCTTCTGCagccgccgcccccgccggggTACGGCCCCTCGGGGGCGCTGTACAACTACCCCGCGGGGGGCTACGGCGCGCAGCCCGGCTACGCGGGGCtcccgccgcccccggccccgcccccggccccctaCCTGACCCCGGGCCTGGCGGCGCCCACGCCCctgcccgcgcccgccccgccgcgGCCCGCGCCCGCCGCCTACGGCTTCCCGGCCGCCGCCCCCGGCGTGGAGGCCGGGCTCTCGCTGAAGCGCAAGGCCGCCGACGAGGGCGGCGAGGGCCGCTACCGCAAGTACGTCTACGAGCCCGCCAAGGCGCCCGGGGCCGACGGCGCCCCCTACCCTGCCGCGGACAACGGCGAGTGTCGGGGCAACGGGTTCCGGGCGAAGCCGCCGGGAGCCGCCGAGGAGGCCGCGGGCAAgtacggcggcggcggcggcgccatCAAGGTCCTCGGCTCCTCCCCAGGCTACGGCCCGCAACTCGAGCCCTTCGACAAGTTTCCGGAGCGGGCCCCGGCGCCGGCTCCCCGTGGGGGCTTCGCGGTGCCCTCGGGGGAGCCTCCCAAAGGCGTGGACCCGGGGGCCCTGGAGCTGGTGACGAGCAAGATGGTGGACTGCGGGCCCCCGGTGCAGTGGGCCGACGTGGCGGGCCAGGGCGCGCTCAAGGCGGCGCTGGAGGAGGAGCTGGTGTGGCCGCTGCTGAGGCCGCCCGCCTACCCCGGCAGCCCGCGCCCGCCGCGGACCGTGCTGCTCTTCGGGCCGCGCGGCGCGGGGAAGGCGCTGCTGGGCCGCTGCCTCGCCACGCAGCTGGGCGCCACGCTGCTGCGCCTGCGCGGGGCGGCGCTGGCGGCGCCGGGCGCGGCGGAGGGCGCGCGCCTGCTCCAGGCCGCCTTCGCGGCTGCGCGCTGCCGCCCGCCCGCCGTGCTGCTCCTCAGCGAGCTGGACGCGCTGCTCGCCGCCCGGGACGACGGCGCCCCCGTGGGCGCGCTGCAGGCGCCGCTCCTGGCTTGCCTGGACGGCGGCTGCGGCGCGGGGGCCGACAGCGTGCTGGTGGTGGGCACCACCTCGCGGCCCGCGGCCCTGGACGAGGCGACCCGCCGGCGCTTCGCCCTCCGCTTCTACGTGGCGCTGCCTGACAGTCCGGCCCGCGGGCAGATCCTGCAGCGGGCGCTGGCCCAGCAGGGCTGCGCGCTGGGCGAGCGGGAGCTCGCGGCCCTGGTGCAGGGCACCCAGGGCTTCTCAGGGGCCGAGTTGGGGCAGCTGTGCCAGCAGGCAGCGGCCGGGGCGGGCCTCCCGGGGCTGCAGCGCCCCCTCTCCTACAAGGATTTGGAGGCGGCATTAGCCAAGGTGGGTCCTAGGGCATCCCCCAAGGAGCTGGACTCATTCGTGGAGTGGGACAAAATGTACGGCTCCGGACACTGA
- the TMDD1 gene encoding transmembrane and death domain protein 1 produces the protein MAARVPAGALALALWGWALWPAGAEDAMGPHAAIRLAELLTPEECGHFRSLLETPEPDIGAELARLSEERLARAEPREPWKPSQASAGPGRRRRREAASTAESPGAAGGCREALAAWLAASAPTLPWDRVARALRRCGRPDVARELGKNLHQQATLQLRKFGQPYLPPPGAAPAAAPPGPAPGPAPRPGPAPGPAPRPRRALAAEPDWDELELVVERLPQAPYERSPTGWAGPLALGVLTGFLGALGTGALLTLFTLWFTGGDGPRPGSPSPPATPLPRRPGGGAPGLWETKPLLDPRGLAPPGPRAPAAWAAAGLEPPFPGCPQL, from the coding sequence ATGGCGGCGCGGGTGCCGGCGGGCGCCCTGGCCCTGGCGCTGTGGGGCTGGGCGCTGTGGCCCGCGGGGGCCGAGGACGCCATGGGCCCTCACGCGGCGATCCGCCTGGCCGAGCTGCTGACCCCGGAGGAGTGCGGCCATTTCCGGTCGCTCCTGGAGACGCCCGAGCCCGACATCGGGGCGGAGCTGGCCAGACTGTCGGAGGAGCggctggcgcgcgccgagccgcGGGAGCCCTGGAAACCGTCGCAGGCGAGCGCCgggccggggcggcggcggcggcgggaggcggCCTCGACGGCCGAGTCCCCGGGGGCCGCCGGCGGCTGCCGGGAGGCGCTGGCGGCCTGGCTGGCTGCCTCGGCCCCGACCCTGCCCTGGGACCGCGTGGCCCGGGCCCTGCGGCGCTGCGGGCGTCCGGACGTGGCCCGGGAGCTGGGCAAGAACCTCCACCAGCAGGCGACGCTGCAGCTGCGCAAGTTCGGCCAGCCCTACCTGCCGCCGCCcggcgccgcccccgccgccgcgcccccgggccccgcccccggccccgccccgcgccccggccccgcccccgggcccgccccgcggccccgccgcGCCCTGGCCGCCGAGCCCGACTGGGACGAGCTGGAGCTGGTGGTGGAGCGCCTGCCCCAGGCCCCCTACGAGCGGAGCCCCAcgggctgggccgggccgctggcGCTCGGCGTCCTCACGGGCTTCCTGGGGGCGCTGGGCACCGGCGCGCTGCTCACCCTGTTCACGCTGTGGTTCACCGGCGGCGACGGGCCGCGGCCGGGCAGCCCCAGCCCGCCCGCCACTCCCCTGCCCAGGCGCCCGGGAGGCGGGGCGCCCGGCTTGTGGGAGACGAAGCCGCTGCTTGACCCGAGAGGGCTCGCGCCCCcgggcccccgcgcccccgcggccTGGGCAGCCGCTGGGCTAGAGCCTCCCTTCCCTGGGTGCCCCcagctgtaa